The sequence below is a genomic window from Fusobacterium varium.
AGAAAATCTACTTGGAAAAGAAGGACAAGGATTTAAAATAGCTATGGCTACTCTTGATGGAGGTAGAATAGGTATTGCTGCCCAAGCTTTAGGAATTGCTCAAGGTGCTTTTGAAAATGCTCTTGAATATGCAAAAGAAAGAGAACAATTTGGAATGCCTATTGCTCATCAACAAGTTATATCTTTCAAATTAGCTGATATGGCTACAAAATTAAGATGTGCCAGATTCTTAGTTTATAGCTCTGCTGAATTAAAAGATCAACATGAACCATTTGGAATGGAATCTGCAATGGCAAAACAATATACATCTGATATCTGTCTAGAAGTTGTTAATGATGCACTTCAAATATTTGGAGGAAATGGATACCTTAAAGGTATGGAAGTTGAACGTGCTTATCGTGATGCTAAAATCTGTACTATCTATGAAGGAACTAACGAAATTCAAAGAATAGTTATTGCATCTCACTTAATTGGAAAGATGCCTAAAGCTAACTCTTCAGGACCTAAAAAACCTTCAGCTAAGGGACATGCAACAGGTTTACGTAAAAATATAATGTTTAAAGATGGAGATATGAAAGATAAAGTTAATGCTCTTGTAGAAGCTTTAAAAGCCGATGGATATGACTTTACAGTTGGTATCCCATTAGATACTCCTATTGCTATGGCTGATCGTATAGTTAGTGCTGGAATGGGAATTGGTGAAAAGGAAAATATGAAACTTATTGAAGATTTAGCTGTTCAAGCTGGAGCTGCTATTGGATCTTCTAGACCAGTAGCTGAAACACTAAAATATGTTCCTCTTAACCGTTATGTTGGTATGTCTGGACAAAAATTCAATGGAAACCTTTATATAGCTTGCGGTATCTCTGGAGCTGGACAACATTTAAAAGGAATTAAAGATGCAACTACTATTGTAGCTATTAATACAAACCCTAATGCAGCAATCTTTAAAAATGCAGATTATGGAATTGTTGGGGACTTAAAAGAAGTTCTTCCTCTTTTAACTGCTGCTTTAGATAATGGAGAGCCTAAAAAAGATGCTCCTCCTATGAAAAAAATGAAAAGAAATATCCCTAAAAAACCTGCACCTAGTTATCCTCTTCATGTATGTAATGGTTGTGGATATGTTTATGACCCTGCTATTGGAGATGAAGAAAATGGTGTAGAACCAGGTACTCTATTTAATAAATTACCTGAAGATTGGATCTGTCCTCTATGTGGAGAAGAAAAAGATCAATTTATAGAAGCTTAAATTTTTTTCATAGTTTTGTAAATTAAGGAGGAATTATTCATGTATAATGTTAGAAAAGTGACTGAAGATTTATATTGGATAGGAGGAGATGATCACCGTCTTCATCTATTTGAAAATATACACCCAATCCCTCGTGGAGTTTCATACAACTCATACTTACTTTTAGATAAGAAAACTGTTCTTTTTGATACTGTTGATTGGTCTATAGGACGTCAATTTTTAGAAAACTTAGAACATGTTTTAGATGGCAGACCTCTTGACTATATGGTTATTAATCATATGGAGCCTGACCATGCTGCTATGATAGAAGAAGTTATGCTACGTTATCCAAAAGTTAAAGTTATTAGTAGTGAAAAAGCATTCTACTTTATGAATCAATTTGGATTCCATATTGACAGCTCTAAAACTGAAATTGTAAAAGAAGGAGATAAAAAATCTTTCGGAAAACATGAGATACTATTTGTTGCTGCTCCTATGGTACACTGGCCAGAAGCTATGGTAAGTTTTGATACTACTAACGGAGTGTTATTTAGTGCTGATGCTTTCGGTTCATTTGGAGCATTAGATGGAAAACTATTTAATGATGAAGTTAATTTTGATCGTGATTGGATAGATGATGCTAGACGTTACTACACAAATATAGTTGGAAAATATGGACCTCATGTTCAAGCTCTGCTTAAAAAAGCTGCTGGTATAGATATTAAAATTGTTTGTCCTCTACATGGTCCAGTATGGCGTAATAACCTTGGATACTTCATTGATAAATATGATAAATGGAGTAGATATGAGCCTGAAGAAAAAGGAGTTATGATTGTATATGCTTCAATGTATGGAAATACTGAAAATGCAGCATCAGTTTTAGCTTCTAAATTAGTTGAAAAAGGAATGAATAATGTTGTAATGTATGATGTTTCTAAAACTCATATATCTCAACTTATCTCTGAAACATTCAAGTATAGTAATGTGGTATTAGCTTCTGTTACTTACAACTTAGGAATTTATCCATTGATGCACAACTATCTAATGGATATGAAAGCTCTTAATGTTCAAAATAGAACTTTTGCTATCCTTGAAAATGGTTCTTGGGCTTGTGAGTCTGGAAGATTAATGCGTGAATTTTTAGAAAATATGAGAAATATGACTGTTCTTGATGAAAAAGTAACTCTTACTTCTTCAATGACAGCTGAGCAAATTGGAGAGATGGATACTTTAGTTGACAGTATTATCAACTCTATGAAATAGGTCTTAATAGCAATCCTGTTATATAAATAAAAGGAGCTGTTGTAAATCAACATTGTGTTGGTTTGCACAGCTCTTTTTATTGTTAAAATTATATTTTTCTATTTATCTCTATATGTGAATGCTCTATTGGCAGATAATGCTTATTATGAACCTCTGGATACTTATTTTTACTGTATAAACTTTCAGTTACTAAATAACATTTATTGCTCTCTGATATCTTATATTTTATAGCTGAAAAGTTGCCAGATTCAGAGTAAATCAGTTTTAAATTTGAGTGTCTAGCCTCTTCGTAGATCTCTTTTTCTAAATATTTAAGTAACTCCTCTGAATTATTTAAGTCTATCTCTCTCTCTTTTATTGTCTCTACTGGTAAAATTGAAAGTGTATATGCCTTAGCCACTCCCTTAGATTTATACCATCTATCAGCAAAAATAATAACTGGAGTCTTTCTTTCTAAAACTTTATTAGTGTAATCTGTTGAAGGCTCTATTCTAAATTGAAACTCCACTTCATCAATAATATCATTTAAAGAATCATACACAGGATGTCCAAATGTTTCTAGCCCTTTCTCCCATTTAACACCATCACTTATTATAAAGTTTCCCTTTCCTTGAATATTTTTTATAATCCCATCCTCTCTTAAAAGAGTAAGTGCCTGTCTTAAAGTCATTCTACTCACTCCCATAAGCTTTGCTAATTCTGGTTCTGCTGGCAATCTATCTTCAAACTCTCCATCTTTTATTTTTTCATATATACTATCATAGACTCCCACATATCTTAATTTTTTCTTCTTTTTCTCTAATTCTTTATTCGCTTTTTCTTCCATCTAATTTTTCCCCCATTTCTTCATATTTATAACCCCATCTATAAATAAAATTTATACTATTTTTTAGACAAATGCAAGTTTTTTTATTTTTCTATCTCTCTTTGTCTATTTTTTTGTTTATTTTTTATAATTTCTATTTTTGTTCCATCTATTGAATTTTCATAGTATAATATAGATATATTATTTAAAAAATTTAACGATTAGGTGAGTATTATGACTGCTGAAAAAAAAGTTCCAGCTATAGAAAAAGCTGATAAAATATTCAAATATCTATATTATAAAGATTCTGCAACTCAAAGTGAAATCTCAAAAGAGTTAAATATCCCTAAAGCTACTACAAATAGATTATTAGCTGTTCTTACTGAGCTAAAATATTTAAGTTTTGAAAATAAAAAGTATAAACTTGGAGAGATATTTTACTTTTTTTCAACAAAACATGAAAGATATACTTTAATAAAAAATATATCCTATCCTTATCTTGAAGAGCTTTCTTTAAAATTTAAGGAAACTTTTAAAATAAGTGTTTTGGATGAAGATAAAATAAGAAGTATTGCTAAAGTTGAAAGTAGTGATTTTATAAAAATCTCTGTATCTGAAAATGCTATTTTTCCATTACATGCAGGTGCTGCAAGTAAGCTTTTAATCTGTCAATTAAGTGAAAATAGGTTGAATAAGCTTTTAGACACTACCCTTCCTCGTTACACAGAAAACACTATTACAGATAGAGAGGAGTTAAAAAAAGAGCTTTTAAAGATTAATATAAATAAGTTATCCTTTGATAATATGGAGCATTCAAAAAATATTAAAGCTGTTGCTGTTCCTATC
It includes:
- a CDS encoding GntR family transcriptional regulator — encoded protein: MEEKANKELEKKKKKLRYVGVYDSIYEKIKDGEFEDRLPAEPELAKLMGVSRMTLRQALTLLREDGIIKNIQGKGNFIISDGVKWEKGLETFGHPVYDSLNDIIDEVEFQFRIEPSTDYTNKVLERKTPVIIFADRWYKSKGVAKAYTLSILPVETIKEREIDLNNSEELLKYLEKEIYEEARHSNLKLIYSESGNFSAIKYKISESNKCYLVTESLYSKNKYPEVHNKHYLPIEHSHIEINRKI
- a CDS encoding FprA family A-type flavoprotein, whose translation is MYNVRKVTEDLYWIGGDDHRLHLFENIHPIPRGVSYNSYLLLDKKTVLFDTVDWSIGRQFLENLEHVLDGRPLDYMVINHMEPDHAAMIEEVMLRYPKVKVISSEKAFYFMNQFGFHIDSSKTEIVKEGDKKSFGKHEILFVAAPMVHWPEAMVSFDTTNGVLFSADAFGSFGALDGKLFNDEVNFDRDWIDDARRYYTNIVGKYGPHVQALLKKAAGIDIKIVCPLHGPVWRNNLGYFIDKYDKWSRYEPEEKGVMIVYASMYGNTENAASVLASKLVEKGMNNVVMYDVSKTHISQLISETFKYSNVVLASVTYNLGIYPLMHNYLMDMKALNVQNRTFAILENGSWACESGRLMREFLENMRNMTVLDEKVTLTSSMTAEQIGEMDTLVDSIINSMK
- a CDS encoding acyl-CoA dehydrogenase family protein, translating into MLFKTTEQHEALRAKVREFAETEVKPIAFMLDQQNEFPTEAIKKFGEMGMMGLPYPKEYGGAGLDTLSYAIAVEELSRVDGGTGVILSAHVSLGSYPIYAFGTEEQKQKYLVPLAKGEKLGAFGLTEPNAGSDAGGTETTAVLEGDHYILNGGKIFITNADKADTYVIFAVTTPDIGTRGISAFIVEKGWEGFTFGTHYDKMGIRSSSTAELVFNNVKVPKENLLGKEGQGFKIAMATLDGGRIGIAAQALGIAQGAFENALEYAKEREQFGMPIAHQQVISFKLADMATKLRCARFLVYSSAELKDQHEPFGMESAMAKQYTSDICLEVVNDALQIFGGNGYLKGMEVERAYRDAKICTIYEGTNEIQRIVIASHLIGKMPKANSSGPKKPSAKGHATGLRKNIMFKDGDMKDKVNALVEALKADGYDFTVGIPLDTPIAMADRIVSAGMGIGEKENMKLIEDLAVQAGAAIGSSRPVAETLKYVPLNRYVGMSGQKFNGNLYIACGISGAGQHLKGIKDATTIVAINTNPNAAIFKNADYGIVGDLKEVLPLLTAALDNGEPKKDAPPMKKMKRNIPKKPAPSYPLHVCNGCGYVYDPAIGDEENGVEPGTLFNKLPEDWICPLCGEEKDQFIEA
- a CDS encoding IclR family transcriptional regulator, which gives rise to MTAEKKVPAIEKADKIFKYLYYKDSATQSEISKELNIPKATTNRLLAVLTELKYLSFENKKYKLGEIFYFFSTKHERYTLIKNISYPYLEELSLKFKETFKISVLDEDKIRSIAKVESSDFIKISVSENAIFPLHAGAASKLLICQLSENRLNKLLDTTLPRYTENTITDREELKKELLKININKLSFDNMEHSKNIKAVAVPILDKKNRIIAAVSCPCFPDSLPDERATKIVKEMRKACDEISKRLDYFNK